One region of Camelina sativa cultivar DH55 chromosome 6, Cs, whole genome shotgun sequence genomic DNA includes:
- the LOC104792273 gene encoding uncharacterized protein LOC104792273 — MRESESKRDKTQVRLCFDEGGGGGSVWQKCSRHDLSERGFVCVGGVCPYCLHDRLSSLCPDCAHDLPCSCAPRASVSSAGGCGDVPFAGIGTVGRVANLIECEPAFRRSTSIAVPYLWSAKPEPDSETGSDVKPSRGRWLWRLFRGNKKGETKTKTATTVMKKSKSDAGEVLLSPAPVTSKGNGWYFPSPINVFRQSKIIFQQRSPLYRG; from the coding sequence ATGCGAGAAAGCGAATCAAAACGCGACAAAACTCAAGTGCGGTTGTGCTTCGATGAAGGAGGTGGAGGAGGCAGCGTTTGGCAGAAATGTTCAAGACACGACCTGTCCGAACGCGGTTTCGTCTGCGTTGGCGGCGTTTGTCCTTACTGCCTCCACGATCGCCTCTCATCTCTATGCCCTGACTGTGCCCACGATCTCCCCTGCTCTTGTGCTCCACGCGCCTCCGTCTCCTCCGCCGGTGGATGCGGTGACGTTCCGTTCGCCGGTATCGGTACGGTTGGCCGCGTTGCTAACTTGATCGAATGCGAACCGGCGTTTCGGAGATCGACATCGATCGCGGTTCCGTATTTATGGTCTGCTAAACCGGAACCGGATTCGGAAACCGGGTCGGATGTCAAACCTAGTCGTGGACGTTGGCTATGGAGACTGTTCAGAGGAAACAAGAAGGGAGAAACGAAAACGAAGACTGCTACCACGGTCATGAAGAAGTCTAAATCCGACGCCGGAGAGGTGCTATTATCTCCGGCGCCGGTGACGAGCAAAGGGAATGGTTGGTACTTTCCAAGTCCGATTAATGTTTTCAGGCAATCAAAGATTATTTTTCAACAACGATCTCCTTTGTACAGAGGTTGA
- the LOC104792272 gene encoding novel plant SNARE 11 — protein sequence MDPISAVSEELAEIEGQINDIFRALSNGFQKLEKIKDASRQSRQLEELTDKMRDCKSLIKDFDKEVKSLESGNDANTNRMLNDRRQSMVKELNSYVALKKKYSSNLASNNKRVDLFDGPGEEHMEENVLLASNMSNQELMDKGNSMMDDTDQAIERGKKIVQETINVGTDTSAALKAQTEQMSRVVNELDSIHFSLKKASKLVKEIGRQVATDKCIMAFLFLIVIGVIAIIIVKIVNPNNKDIRDIPGLAPPAMNRRLLWNHY from the exons ATGGATCCAATCTCTGCGGTTAGCGAAGAGCTGGCTGAGATCGAAGGACAAATCAATGACATTTTCCGTGCTTTATC AAATGGATTCCAGAAGCTGGAGAAGATCAAAGATGCTAGCAGGCAAAGTAGGCAGCTCGAAGAACTCACTGACAAAATGCGTGACTGTAAAAG cCTTATTAAAGATTTCGATAAGGAAGTTAAAAGCTTGGAAAGTGGAAATGATGCCAACACTAACCGTATGCTTAACGATCGACGACAATCTATG GTCAAAGAACTGAATTCATATGTTGCTCTTAAGAAGAA ATACTCATCTAAcctagcaagcaataacaaGCGAGTAGATCTTTTCGATGGACCCGGTGAAGAACACATGGAAGAGAATGTCTTACTTGCTTCAA ACATGTCCAATCAAGAGCTTATGGATAAAGGAAACTCAATGATGGATGACACAGATCAAGCTATTGAAAGGGGGAAAAAG ATTGTTCAAGAGACTATAAATGTGGGAACAGATACTTCAGCAGCTCTTAAGGCTCAG ACTGAGCAAATGAGTAGAGTTGTCAATGAGCTCGATTCTATTCATTTCTCACTCAAGAAAGCCTCCAAGCTTGTCAAGGAAATTGGTAGGCAG GTTGCCACTGACAAATGTATTATGGCATTTCTTTTCCTTATCGTCATTGGCGTCATAGCAATCATTATCGTCAAG ATTGTGAACCCAAACAACAAAGACATCCGTGACATACCGGGCCTAGCTCCACCAGCGATGAACAGACGTTTGCTCTGGAACCATTactga